Part of the Bacteriovorax stolpii genome, TCTCGTATTTATAAAACCCATAACCCACAATTCGGTATTGGTCCTGTTATTGAAAACGGTTTTTACTACGACATTGATTTAGATGTGAAGATTCACGATGAAGACTTAGCAAAGATCGAAAAGGTCATGCAGGAAATTATCGATGAAAAACTTCCTATTCAAAGAAAAGTTTTCTCGCGTGATGAATCAGTAGAGTTCTGGAAACAAAAAAATCAGCCGTTAAAAGTTGAAGTGGTTTCGGGAATCCCTCAAGGCGAAGAGATCTCTTGTTATGAACAAGGTGAATTCATCGACCTTTGCCGAGGCCCTCACGTAGAGAACACTGGACACCTGCCAAAATTCTTCAAACTTCAAAGTGTAGCTGGAGCTTACTGGAAAGGTGATTCAAAAAATAAAATGCTTCAACGTATTTACGCTGTAAGCTTCACGACTAAAAAACAATTAGAAGATCACCTGACATTCCTTGAGGAAGCAAAAAAGCGCGACCACAGAAAGCTAGGAAAAGAAATGGAACTTTTTCATTTCGATCAAATCGCTCCTGCTTCGCCTTTTTTCATGCCAAAAGGAACAACTGTTTATAACGAGCTGATTGATTTCATGAGACGCATTTACAAAAAATACGACTACGATGAAGTTATCACTCCCCAAGTTCTTGATACTGAACTATGGAAAACGTCTGGGCACTACGCTCACTACAAAGACAATATGTACTTAACTCACGCGGATGAGAAGGAATTCGGGATTAAACCGATGAACTGCCCTTGTCACATGATGATGTTCAAGCACTATAAATACTCTTACCGCGACCTACCGATGAGATACGCGGACTTTGGCCGTCTTCACCGTTTTGAAGCTGCTGGAGCAGTCGCAGGACTCACTCGCGTGCGCACGTTCTGTCAGGACGACGCCCACATCTTTATCGCCTTAAAAGACATCCAGGCCGAAATCATTAAGCTCATGGACATGTTCTTTGTTTGTTATGACCACTTCGGTTTTAAAGATATCAAAGTTGGTTTATCAACTCGTCCGGAAGGAAAACTGGGCGATGACAAGACTTGGGATATTGCTGAAGAGGCGCTCAAAGGCGCTCTTCAAAAATCAGGACAAGCTTTCCATATCAACGAAGGTGATGGAGCTTTCTACGGGCCAAAAATCGATATTCAAATTGCCGACGCTATCGGTAGATACCATCAACTGGGAACAATCCAGCTGGATTTCCAACTTCCAGAGCGCTTTGATTTGAACTTCACAAACGATCAAGGTCAAGAAGAGCGTCCGGTTGTTATCCACCGCGCCCTACTAGGCTCTCTGGAGAGATTCTTTGGGGTGTACCTTGAGCACGTGGCAGGGGTCTTCCCTTTCTGGCTTGCTCCAGAGCAAGCGGTGATCGTTCCTGTTTCAACTGAAAAACACTTAGCGTTCTCTAAGAACCTGGCAAGCGAGCTTAAGCACCTGGGCTTCAGAGTCAAAGTTGACGAAAGAAACGAGACGATGGGTTACAAGACTCGTCAGATCCAACAATCGAAAACTCCTTTCATGCTGGTTATCGGAGACCGTGAAATGGAAAACGCTGCCGTTAGTATCCGCGGATACGGAGAGCAAGGATCGAAGAATTTAACGATTACTGAATTAAAAGAACTCTTTACAAAACTGAACCTAGAGAGAGTCCCTGCTAAATTAAGATAATTCTCTACTAGTAAAAAAAGCGCCTTAAGGATGGGGTGAAAATTATGAGTAAAAAAAATGTACTTCTTCTTTTTGGTGGAAGTGGGACTGAGCACGAAGTTTCAGTTGTCTCTTCAAAATACATAGAGAAAAATCTCCTGGAGATTGGCCTTTACAACGTTATCAAAGTTGAAATCGGACAACCCAAATCTAAAGATAAAAATTTCTATTTAGTTAATGCCGACGGCTCTCGTGGAGAGAGCGTCGAGCTTAACTTTAAACGCGAACTCGTAGGTCCTTCTTTTAAACAAGAAATCCACTACGTCGTTCCGTGCATCCACGGACCTCCAGGTGAAACAGGTGAAATTCAAACCTACCTAGACCTGATCTCTCTTCCCTATTTAGGTTGTGGACCTGAGGCAAGTCTTATCAGCTTCAACAAAGTCACAAGTAAACTGTGGTTCAATGCTTTAGACATCCCAAACACTCCGTTTGAATTCCTGACAAACATTGAAGATGCCCCAAAAGCACACAGACTTTTTGATAAACACGGAAAAGTTTTCGTCAAGGCCGCTTCTCAAGGCTCAAGTGTAGGTTGCTACCAGGTCTTCAAAAAAGATGAGCTGGAAAATGCACTTAGAAATGCTTTTAAATACTCTGAGTACGTCCTGGTCGAAAAAATGGTCGAGGCCCGTGAGCTTGAAATTTCAACTTACGAGTTTGAAGGAAAAATCCACGCCAGTGTTCCAGGAGAAATCAACTGCCCGAGCAGCTTCTATTCATACGAAGAAAAGTATGACCCGAACTCAAAGACAACGACAGAAGTTGTCGCACCTGGATTATCTCCAGAAGTGGTAGAAAAAATGCGCGGCTACGCGATTAAGGCGTTTAAGGCACTCAAACTTCGCCACCTATCACGCATCGACTTCTTCTACACCAAGGACGGCGAGATCTTCTTAAACGAGATCAACACTTTCCCGGGGGCCACTCCGATTTCCATGTTCCCAAAGATGATGGAAAACAACGGGCACCCTTATATTAAGTTTATCGGCGATATTATTAAAAAAGACATCCTTTAGAGAGTGAGAGCGATATGAAATTACCTATCATCAACAGTAAAGACGCTGAATTTGGAAATGACATCTTAAAAAAATATTACGCAGACA contains:
- a CDS encoding D-alanine--D-alanine ligase → MSKKNVLLLFGGSGTEHEVSVVSSKYIEKNLLEIGLYNVIKVEIGQPKSKDKNFYLVNADGSRGESVELNFKRELVGPSFKQEIHYVVPCIHGPPGETGEIQTYLDLISLPYLGCGPEASLISFNKVTSKLWFNALDIPNTPFEFLTNIEDAPKAHRLFDKHGKVFVKAASQGSSVGCYQVFKKDELENALRNAFKYSEYVLVEKMVEARELEISTYEFEGKIHASVPGEINCPSSFYSYEEKYDPNSKTTTEVVAPGLSPEVVEKMRGYAIKAFKALKLRHLSRIDFFYTKDGEIFLNEINTFPGATPISMFPKMMENNGHPYIKFIGDIIKKDIL
- the thrS gene encoding threonine--tRNA ligase, with amino-acid sequence MAKYDLDTIRHSTAHLMAHAVSRIYKTHNPQFGIGPVIENGFYYDIDLDVKIHDEDLAKIEKVMQEIIDEKLPIQRKVFSRDESVEFWKQKNQPLKVEVVSGIPQGEEISCYEQGEFIDLCRGPHVENTGHLPKFFKLQSVAGAYWKGDSKNKMLQRIYAVSFTTKKQLEDHLTFLEEAKKRDHRKLGKEMELFHFDQIAPASPFFMPKGTTVYNELIDFMRRIYKKYDYDEVITPQVLDTELWKTSGHYAHYKDNMYLTHADEKEFGIKPMNCPCHMMMFKHYKYSYRDLPMRYADFGRLHRFEAAGAVAGLTRVRTFCQDDAHIFIALKDIQAEIIKLMDMFFVCYDHFGFKDIKVGLSTRPEGKLGDDKTWDIAEEALKGALQKSGQAFHINEGDGAFYGPKIDIQIADAIGRYHQLGTIQLDFQLPERFDLNFTNDQGQEERPVVIHRALLGSLERFFGVYLEHVAGVFPFWLAPEQAVIVPVSTEKHLAFSKNLASELKHLGFRVKVDERNETMGYKTRQIQQSKTPFMLVIGDREMENAAVSIRGYGEQGSKNLTITELKELFTKLNLERVPAKLR